From Zea mays cultivar B73 chromosome 3, Zm-B73-REFERENCE-NAM-5.0, whole genome shotgun sequence:
GATTATCCCGGGATTACGATCAATCCTAAATCAACCATATCAGTATTTGCCTAATATACTCTAACATGTCTAATATACTCTAACATGGCTTTTGGGCCCTCGGAATAATGGAGATATCCCCCATAGTCAAAACGCCGGTGCGAATGTTGCGACTGGAGTGGCCCATGTAGACGATAGCCCTTTATGCCGATTATGTCGAGATAACCGAGTGCAAGGGCGCCGAGCTGTTATCGAGGTGCTATGCGTCGGGTAGCTGTGGTCGATGTAGTTGTCGAGGACGCCAAAGAAGACAAGCCGCACAAGTCGTGGGCGTAGGCGTAGCACGCGGGAAGGCCCGCTGCATGCCAGGAGGCACCAGGGTGACGGTGGCGCAGGAGGGTGCCATAGACGAAGACGGCGACACAGTCGTAGAGGAAGTAGCCGATGCCGAGGACGTGCTATCAAACCGCAGTGGACGAGGCGTGCTTCAGGTTTGCCATGCCTGGAAACACGTCGTAGACGAATGCACGTGTTGGCGTTGCCAGTACCGCATGTACTAGGTAGAAGCCCCAACCAAGTGTCAGCGTCTGAAGGGACCAACAGAGAAGACCTCCACGACGGTTGTGGTGTAGTATGGCAGGAGTGTCGTCGTAGCTCATGGTTGTCAAATCGGAGTAGACAAAGTAGTGAGGATGAGATGGCGATGCTGGCAACAAGGTCGTGCTGGAAGAAGGCGAAGAGGTAGGCGTGGTGACGCATCGAGGATCCTGGAGTTGCGGCGGTGAGAGCCACGACACACAGGAAGAAGAGACTCGACAACACAAGTGGAGCGCGACGGCAGTACTTGTCGGCGAAGAACTTGATGACGAACGTGGTGCAGACCAGCGACGGAGGGTGTCGACGTAGCATGCAGGTGAAATGCAGATCGACGGATGTGCTGACGCAGCTCGCAGGTGTCGAACAGTTCGCAGACCACGCACATGAGACGCACACCGACGGAGTCGACGACGATGTAGATGTGACGGCGGGGGTCGACGACGAATGGCGACGCTGCTGCCCGAAGAGGCGACATAGCCGCAACCCTTGCGCTTGGTTAATAAACTCGCGGCAGACGACAGACGTCACGGGAGGGTGAGGTCGCGTGCACGATTGGTTGGACAGATGGACGGCGTGCGAGGCAAAGACAATGATAACGATGTTGATGGCAGAACCTCCCGATCAGTAGTGGCGAGTGGCGACGATGAACCGACAGAGATCGACGTGCCTATGAAGAGGCGCAAAGACAACATGTGGGTGTCCCCTAGCATGCCGCTAGCCGCTCCATACAACACAGTTGGAGAAGaggaaggaactggtgttgtcaAGGCCAATGTCGATGATGCGCGAGTCGATGGGCGATGGAGACGCGAACTCGATCACTGACTAGAAAAACGAAAAGATGCAGCAACAATAGATCTGGTACATCATCGGTAACCCTGCTCCTTTTCTGTGCCTCCTTGCCGTCGACCAGCTCTGACAGGCACACTGAGCATGTGCCCTCCAACCCTGCCATGACGGAGGGAGCCAGCAACGCGAGCCCAACAAAGGCCaacgcggcggcgctcgggcagATGCTCATGCAGCATGGCTCCCATGGAGGCTCGCATGAACCTGGAAGGGCGACGGCGGCACACACAGGAAGGGGTCACACATCCGCGTGCGCTTGTGGAGGAAGACTGCGGCGGCACGTGCACCCGCAGAAGAGGTCTGGTGTGGCGACACAAACCCGGGGCAGAGCGAGACCCGACCTGTCCTTCCCACGACGTGCTGGTCCCGAGGACTGCCCAACCACGGTTCGGCCGACAGCGGAGGTTGCATCCGCCTCCATGGCGGCGTGCGATGTTGCTGGCGGCGGGGATACAACCCCATCACAGCCGCCACCACGACAACGTGCAATGGGCCAGATCCAGCTGGGCTAGTTGATGGGAAGGTGGACAGAGGCCGTCAACGAAGCCTTGATGGTGAGTTCTGATCTGGTGTTGTGCTTGACGACGCTACGACGAACGCAGCGGATCAAATGGATCCACGACATATCCTACGAGGGCGCTGCCCCCGGCGGAGAGCGATCTCCTCGGGGGCGGGCTGCGGCGGCGGCAGCGGAAGGGAGGCTAGGGCGTGACCTAGACTCGTGATACCATGTAGGAAGGAGAGATTGCGTATAATGTGTGGGATGATATTGAATTGAACATTTAGGGAAAATATATAGGAGTACATGACTTGGAGGGCAAGAAGCCTATCATAGAGATAAGGAAGTTTATCCTAGATACAAGGAAGATTATCCCGTGATTACAATCAATCCTGAACCAACCATATCAGTAGTTGCCTAATATACTCTAACATGCTTAATATACTCTAACATGGACCATTAAAAACCTGGCGAGTGATAGATAGAAATTGTGTAGGTTTAAGTGACAGGCTCTTTTTTTTAATAAAAAATTATGACCCGTGTTCAAATTTTGCCAATGTTTTGTTTGCACAGTAACCAACTAGGTTACATGGGCATAGACGCATGGTCGGGTGGTTAATTACAATCAGGCCCTATTGTTTAAATGCTTACGAAATTTGAATCATGTTCTATGTTGGTGCAGCTAATGCATAACCATGAGCCATTGAGCCCATAAGAAAGTCTCTGCGCCTTATTAAAATTTAGATGCTCATGCTTTCAGTAGCTATTTGTGAGGACGTGGACATTGTTCTAATTCAGTGTTGAATGCTTTTTTATTTATATAGTTGGACGTACTTTGATGGGAAGCCTTGGAAATAGTTTGTTTGGGGCTGCCAACTCTTCTGTTGGGGCAATAACAAGGCCTTCTCATTGCGATGCTATCAGTCAGGTAAGATATTCTTTCTGTGTGAAAAACATTATTATGTTGACACTAAATGTGTATACTTACTGTTTCAAATAAGCTAATTGTAAAAGATAAATGTTTTCAAAGCCCTATGATAGTTACACTGATATTCTCATGTGATTATTGGACAATTGCCTGTCTTCCATTTTTCCCACGATATCCAGCATTTGATTGACCTTGCTTATACGACTGAAATATATTTTTAGGGAAACTGTGGAGTTTGCTCCCCAGTGATTTTATCAAAACAAAACAGGACACTTTTACAAAGGTTAGCCAAGAATTACCCAGAGGAAAGGGCTACTTACATTACACGGCCATGGCAATAAGACTACGACTAGATCCTTTGGCACACTGAATTCCTATCACAAACTGTCTTATGTTACAAGACATTCTGCTTCATTGGTCATTCTATGAAAACGAGCTAACATTCAGGAGTACGTCAAAAATATTCAAAAACGATGTGGTTTGAAGCTATGAAGATAACATTTGAAATGTAATGATCTCTTGTTTGTATATCTATCTCAGCATTGTTGTTTTTTTGGAGAACAAAAACGAAATATATATTGAACTCACTACATTTTTCATTGTTTCACATGACTGTTTGCCAGAAGATCATTTTGCTCTTGTTTTAATCCGTGTATGGTAACTTGCACTGACATTCTAAGTTTAACTAATGGATATTATTGCCTATCTTTCCATTTTCCCCAATACTCATGAGTCCATGGCAGCCATCATCCAGTTAGTTATCTCGCTATCATTTAGTTGCTTCATGTAGCAGAATGCTTCAATAGCTTTTGCAATATCTACAAGCTTTTGGTTTTCAGGTTCCtgtgcttgcgattttcagctcTTGTATTAGGCTATAAATGACATGTTGTTATCCCATTTTCAGCAAATCAGAACATTCATCCAGATGAGGACTAACCTGAAGGTGGTCGATAACTCCGGGGCCAAGCGGGTGATGTGCATCCAGTCCCTGAGGGGGAAGAAAGGAGCAAGGCTCGGGGACATGATCATCGGATCCGTAAAGGAGGCCCAGCCTCGTGGCAAGGTCAAGAAAGGAGACGTAGTCTACGGCGTGGTCGTCCGTGCCGCCATGAAGAAAGGACGCAGCGATGGCAGCGAGGTCCAGTTCGACGACAACGCGGTGGTCCTCGTGAACAAGAAGGGCGAGCTGATCGGCACCCGCGTCTTTGGCCCCGTCCCCCACGAGCTGAGgaagaagaagcacctcaagatcCTGGCCCTGGCTGAACACATTGTTTGAGGTGTGTCGCATAGCCAAGTGTTTGTGGGAATGTTTTTTTTTGTGTGTTCTCTGTTTGAATAATGCATTGTGAAACGATAGCATGGACCGTTTGAACTATTTTGATGACATTGCTCGTCCATTTGGATGGCCAATACGTGTCGTGATCGATTCTGGAGTTCCATTTTTTTTTGTTACAAGCTGCTTTCACATGTATGCAGATATCCTTGTCTGCGAGTTCGTCTATGTGATGAACTTTGAATTAGTTGCCAATAGCATAATCCTATTAATCCTGATTGTATATGTCATATAATTTACAAACAAATTAATCTGTGTAAAATTTCTAAAAAAATCAATAGTTTTAAACTCGAAAATCAGTAGCAATGTAGCATATCTATTTACGGTCGATCAAGCGATCGTTTTGCATTTGTCTCTCGAATCGTATTGAGGCGGACACGCTTTGGTTTGAGTTCGTGGTTGGTATGCCACTTGTGCTACGTACAGCTGTTGTATCCCCGCCAGTCCGCCACAGTTGTTCGAAACGAGGACGGACTCTCGATGCTGGGGAcagagggatggcaacgggtacatacccgtcgggtagtaccattctatacccgtacccatcaaaaaaaaattctacccgtcgggttacccatatatactcgcgggtataaaatcttacccatacccgtacccgcgcgggtatttttacccgtcgagtaacccgtacccgctaggaaagaattaaattccaatataccatcactcaaaatattaaagaaacatataaaaacaactttaatttcacatataacaaatcatatgattacataacttggtatcTAGACAAATGATAACTAGAGAAGGGTTTTATTTTAGCTAAGTTGGACTCTATTAGATGTTTATAGTGCTATTGATGCGGGTATATTTTATCCACGGGTAGACGGGTATGAGTAGTACCAACCCGTAACGTACTcgtctacccaacgggtagaggtttttacccattaacatatccgcgggtagagaaatcatccCGTACCCACCTTCATATCGGATAAAACTCGTCGGGTATTCGGGTTTCGAATACCCATTGCCATCTATCTAGTAGCAGGAGTGTGAGTCTGCGTATGCTTGGGTTGGATTACTGACTACCTACCAACCGCAAGCCTAC
This genomic window contains:
- the LOC100282366 gene encoding 50S ribosomal protein HLP, mitochondrial isoform X1, which translates into the protein MAAFLRSKCSPVGRTLMGSLGNSLFGAANSSVGAITRPSHCDAISQQIRTFIQMRTNLKVVDNSGAKRVMCIQSLRGKKGARLGDMIIGSVKEAQPRGKVKKGDVVYGVVVRAAMKKGRSDGSEVQFDDNAVVLVNKKGELIGTRVFGPVPHELRKKKHLKILALAEHIV
- the LOC118476684 gene encoding uncharacterized protein: METRTRSLTRKTKRCSNNRSGTSSVTLLLFCASLPSTSSDRHTEHVPSNPAMTEGASNASPTKANAAALGQMLMQHGSHGGSHEPGRATAAHTGRGHTSACACGGRLRRHVHPQKRSGVATQTRGRARPDLSFPRRAGPEDCPTTVRPTAEVASASMAACDVAGGGDTTPSQPPPRQRAMGQIQLG